The Elaeis guineensis isolate ETL-2024a chromosome 12, EG11, whole genome shotgun sequence sequence GGTGCAGCAGAGCCACCAAGAGGAGGAAACCCAGAGTCCAACACTCTTCTCAGCGACACCACCACTGTGATATGCCTTGATGACTACCACCTTTTGGATAGGGAAGGGAGGAAGGAGAAAGGGGTGACTGCACTGGATCCAAGGGCCAACAACTTCGACCTCATGTATGAGCAAGTGAAGGCCCTCAAAGCAGGGGTGGCTGTGGAGAAGCCCATCTACAACCATGTCACTGGCCTGTTGGACCCCCCTGAGCTCATCCTGCCACCAAAAATCCTCTTCATTGAAGGGCTGCATCCAATGTGAGTTCTTTATCTCGTTCTACTAGTGATATGATATGAGAATTTTCTAGTGGGCATGTTTGGTCATGTTTCTGAAGTCCTGATGGGATTGGTTATGATTTTATGACCATTTTACTTAATCTGTACTTTTATCAACTTTTAAGTTAACCATGTATGTATTCCTGTTGttatttatctttttctctatttcttttctttcttttttttttttcttttgaaagaaaGGGAGGTTAAGACCACCAAAATTCTTTAAGATAATGTAAGAAACATTACGAAGATAAGAAATAACTAGAGAAAGAAAAAAGcggttaaaagaaaaagaaagagacagATTATAGAGTTAAGAGGAAGAAAGCAGAGGAGAGAAGCTCTTACTGTTATTTATCTTTACCAATTTTATACCGATATTCTTTTTTGCTGCTTGCTCTCAAATTTCTACAGGGTTTAAGCTTTTCTGAAATCTTCATTTATGATATGCCATTTTAGTGTTAATAGAAGTAATTCAGGACACTTATGACTTTGGAATTGATGCATGATTTGACCAAAATATTTCTATTGTGTATTATTATCGCATTGATCTTATGATAGTATTGAAACATTTAGTGTTTCAACAACAATAGCTAGATATTTTGGGTGATAAAAATTAGAGGAATATATCAGAATTTCGATACTTGTTATATATCAGTTGTATCATACCAAACAACAGCTTAAGAATTTAATCCTTCATTAGGAATGAAACTGAGCCTGATGAAGCTTTTTTATGATGGATTGGTTGCTTACTGGTGATATATTTGTCCACTCTCAGATTTGACTCTCGTGTAAGGGATCTCCTGGATTTCAGTATCTACTTGGATATAAGTGATGAAGTGAAGTTTGCATGGAAAACTAAGGCAAGTGAACTCTACACCTAACTCCTGTGTATAAGTATATCTACATCTATCTGTTTTCGGAGGTCTGATGTTGTCTTATGTCTTGCAGCGTGATATGGCAGAACGTGGGCACAGTCTTCACAGCATCAAAGCTAGCATCGAAGCTCGAAAGCTTGACTTTGATGCTTATGTTGGTATGTCTCTTTGCCAAAGCACCTATCATTAGTAGTTGAAGAATTGGCAGAGCAATAATTTGTTGATATGATATAGAGCAATGTCATTAGTGTTGATTGCTGAATATAGCAATATACTTCAGTATCTAGCAAATGCTTCATAAAAAAAACTAACGTAACTTGCAAAGAATCTGATCAATAAGCGAAATAATGCACAAAACCTACTGGactaaaaatataatatcacTTCATGTGAAATTTTTTTCGGTACCTTTTttcaaaagagagggagaggggggcaAGCCCCACCTGATTCATTGAGATAATGATACAATTAGATTTGCTGAGTCTCATGTTCTTCAGATATCAGACTCCACTATTTCTTTAGCACTCTTGGATTGCTGACAGCCTATACATTGCTACCCTTGGCAGACCCACAGAAGCAATATGCTGATGTTGTGATCGAAGTTTTACCAACACAATTAATTCCTGATGACAATGAAAGGAAGGTGCTGAGAGTTCGATTGGTGATGAAAGAAGGGGTGAAATACTTCAATCCAGTTTACCTCTTCGACGAAGGCTCTACTCTTTCATGGATACCCTGCGGGAGGAAACTAAGTTGCTCATACCCTGGAATCAAATTCTTCTATGGCCCAGATACTTATGTCGCTCATGAGGTAGCTCTCAAAGTCAGAAACCCTACTCTGTCTCATTCTCCTTCCATCATTCAGAAAATACTGTCACTTCAGATTGTTCATCAAACATGCAGTAGGAATCTAGAAATTTGAGTCTCCCAGTCTGACTTACCTCTCTTCATTCAGGTTTCAGTGTTGGAGATGGATGGGCAGTTTGACAGATTAGATGAGCTGATGTATGTGGAGAGCCACCTGAACAACCTCTCAACTAAATACTATGGGGAGGCAACAGAGCAGATGTTGAAGCATGGCGATTTCCCCGGCAGCAACAATGGGACTGGCCTCTTTCAAACCATCATTGGCTTGAAGATAAGAGAGCTATATGAGTGCATTGTTGCTGAGAAGTCAGTCACTCCTTTGGAAGCAGCAAGAGTTTTTTAATCCTTAAGTACACATTTATCTCTAGTTTTTCTCTTGGGATTCATTTGATGTTCCGGCTCCTTGGAGAGGACATTATGATTGGTATTTCATGTAATTTACTTTATGATTTGTATAGCCTGAAGGCAGAGGTGTAAGAATGTTACAAATTTTAATTTAATGTCCATTGATGATAGGGTGATCAGAACCCCTTGAATGAAAATACTTCATCTCCCCCCATAAATTCTGATATCACATGCCCATGTTGGAAGCTGGATTCGTTTTGTTTTAGTTTTCATTCATGATCTTTAAAACAAGTTTCAAAGAAGTAAATAGGGGTTTCAATAACAGAGATGCCTGTACAACCTAAAAGGCTGAAAGAAATTATTAGCAAGCTTTATTTCTTTGGCATGCTTGCAATGGTGGTTGCCGCTTATCATTCTCAGGAAATATTCTCAGAAAATTGATCATTCTCATCATAGTATCCTTCCGATGCCTTTCTCTGTAACACAAAACCTGTCTTTTTATTATTATCTTTTCTCGTAACCTCTATCATTATTTACTATTTAGTCTTTTCTTTGAGTAATATAAATGGACCTACACAACATCAATGCAATTGATATAAGCCTATACTGCCTACAAGATCATATGTTGGTTAAGAGATTAATTAAAAGAGTATGTGTAGGTTAAAAAAATTGTCGTCCATTCTCCCATGCATAATCTTTCGATTGAAATAACATGAACTTTTTTCAATGAATCCAATTTTCACTTTTTGTCAAGTTCTAGCTAGTTCAAGTTTGCTCGGGTCTGCTTTAAGACAAACCATTGAGGATATTGACTGATAGATTGTTACAGTTAAGATGATGGAAACCTGCTGAGAGGGCAAGATTGCTCGAAACCATCATGCACAGCAGAAGACTTTCAAATTTGACCTATCAGCAACAGTCTATGAAAACACCAAGAACCAACGTTAGTAGATGCAAAAGTGAGAAGGGAAAGCCAAGAAGCTTGTTTTCTAAAGGAATAAATTGTCCAGAACCCTGCATATTTTTTATAGAATATGTGATCATACATTGATTCATAATTCCATGGAAAGTTTGGACTACTGAAGCCCTGAATGGGTGTCCAGGGCTTGTTTTCTAGTCTTTTCCCACAAAAATGGGGTCAGCATCTGACCACAGAAAGTCTCCAGGGCTCCAGAAAATGTCAATTTGACATCAACCTTCCACAGAATTTTGCTAATATTCCAAGCTTGTTGCTGATAGAACCAATAGAAGTATGGAACAAATAAAAGTATGGATCCACGGAAAGCATCACACTGAACAGgcacacagaaaaaaaaaaaaaaaagagtggtcATAACACAAACcaagaataaaagaaaataaatatgatTAACAATGCATTATTTTCTGCTTGCATGACCATGTGAGATTAGCCTCCTTTCCAACTGCTTTAGCAGTGGTAGCACACCAAAGCAAAGGATGGAATTTGCAACAACAGCAGCAACAGCTGCTCCATTATTTGATGGATGTTGATCCCACCTGACAAGCTGATATTACAGGGGGATGGAACAGtgtagaaaaagaaaacaagaaaaaaaaatagccaCCATGCTACCCATATCTCAGTTCTCTAACTTTTCCTGTGGGTAAGGATTAATTTCATAGAGAACCTCTTGAGCCTACCGATTCCTCCAGAAGGCTAGTCCATTATTTGCTTGACTGCCTCTTCAATCCCTCATGAATCCGGTCCTTAATTGCAGTTTCCTGTCAATGAAATACCAGAATCCATTGCTGAAGTTTATCAGGAAAAGAACATAAGGGCAGCTATCTATATCTGGAGCATAGGTTAAAAATGATAGAAAATGGGTAACAAATTCTTGTTTTTAAATTAAAACAGATTTCTCAACAATGCTAAGACCTTATGGGCATCAACTCCAATGACTTACCATCATGTGAcacccttcctcaaacttctcaaGAAAGCCAGCAACCCAGCGGTCTGCATTTTCCACCCACTCGCTGTGATGCATCCCTGCTGTCTTTGCCACCGTATGCAACTGCATGATGAAGTTTCATAAGAATGGTCATGAACTCCCACCTTTTGAAATAATCCTCTGTATAAGAATAAGAACGAGTCAATTACCTAGTAcacaagacaaaaaaaaaaaatggttattTTCCACTGCCAACTCTGAATTGCCACATACCATATTGCAGCTGGGGGAGAAGCCTTATTAACCATATGGAAGCCTAAAGTCATGTAGCCAAAAGCATATAAGATATACAGAGAAAAGAGATGGCATTTGTAGTATTtgcagtctctctctctctctctcactctctctctcttgtgtcttggtgttttctttttttttttttttaataatttcttACAAATGCGTGCTTGCATACAATTACACAAAAAGAAACAGATAAAAAGGAGGAATAAGTTAGAAAATTTGGATCTCATGGATGCAAAGGTGCAAATATAGACACTAATTCTATGAAAATAAAACTCAGAAAGCAatcaatcattaaaaaaaaaattcccaaAAACAATAATATAGTCATAAATCAAACTCCTATATTATCCTTAGACTCTTAGTTAGAAAAGCTCAAAATAAGCCAGAAACTGACATTCCCACATCAATTTAGCTAATCAGCTTTGAACAATACACTAAGTATCTCTCTACCTCAAACAATTCACTAAATATAACAGCATgacttcaaatcattattatgaTAATAAAAGGCTTCCTGTCCCAGCAAATATggaattttgataagaaaaaaatCTAGGATACATCTCAAAAACCTCTTATCACAAGCTTGTGGTAAAACCTACAGTGATGCTTTTCTAAGCCATACCTCTACATCCACAATATTTAGTTTTGGGAAGCACCTGGCTTGGTCATATACCAACAACCAATTACCCATAAAATCTACCAAACATGTGGCATTAAAGGCGTGGCTGAAGAGCATGGCCACTAAAAGATCTGATTTCATAGCACTAACTCTTTAGATTATGCACTTCGAGTACCTTTATGGTCCAATAATGACAAGTGGGAAGCAAAACAACTTGAGAAAACAGCTCAGGCACATGAACAGTTCACCAAGCATACCCAGAAAGTAGTTGCAAGGATCGGATGTAGTGTCAAGAGTACATGGCTTCCTACAGAGCAAGTCTAAACATGAATCCTTACTATTATGTCTAAGTCATATGCATGTTCTTATCTACTTCCGCAGTTCAaattttttgtttctttacagAATTCCATTATATGCAAAAAATCAGTGAATGACTAATGGTATCTAGATGTTCCTCATTGTTTGAGAAAAACAGGAACATATTTGATCCAAATGATAAAGATGCCTGTTTAATGAGAAAGTTCCCTCTTTGCTGTATTGctggaacaaaaagaaaagacatAATTGTTGTAGGTGAAAAAGCCATTCAGAGTCAgtgcaaaaatttttgattatgtaCTACTGTTATTTCTATCATGTCACATTAGCCAGCATGAGAAACAATTTTTGCTGACAAAAGATTAATAACCCAGTAATCAAAAATATTGGTGTCATTGACTATCACAAACAAATAACATGCATCTAGGGACTCTAACATAACATCTACAACATTCTTGCCCACCTTTTCCTGATGTTCCTTCACTTTCTCACGCAATTTTGTTATTCCCATGTTCACTCTCAATTGCTTCTCCTGATATCAACAAACAAAAGTGATCTTAATCGACATATGCAAGTAAAACTTAGGTGGAAAAAATGAGGGCGAAAGATATCTGCAACAATGTTGAATAGCTAAGCCTCTAACTTGTTGCTGGAAAGTAAACATGTAAGCATAAACATCCATGCCTTCACATAGCTCACACCGAGGTCCTTCCTTGTGTATCCACGAGCTAAATTTCGCATCACATATTCATTGTAGTCTTTAACAATCCTCATGATTATATCTGATGTTGAAATGCCATCTGTACGCTTTGtttctttaaattttccaattGCTTTGACCTGCATGCAACATCATTTTGATCAACCCATAAAAGAGAAGGGAATAATCGAACCAATCATAGCTTAGAAGTTTCAGAATGAGAAACTAACAAACTCATAGACATCTTTACCAGCTCCACTAGCATCAGCATATCTACAAAGGCAATGGTAAAAGAAAGATGATCAGGAAAATAATAAGACATAATGCTCCAGATAAAGGAAGGCATTGCACAACAAAGACATTAGGTAAGTATATAGCTAGTCGTAATAAAAAAATGGTAACACTAAACAAGTTCATCAAACCACTGTGTCAAAAGTCCACTCCAACTTAAGCCAGTTCCTGTTGATGGCTTGTACACTTGGTTCCACTTGCAAATACATCATGCAGTGACCAGTCCAGAACATTTATTTGCCTTAACTGGATATTGAATATTGTCACATCACTAAAACCAATTGTCAATGTTGCCTAAGCATTTTTGGCCATCTAAAAGTTAAAAATTAGCAGAAGATTAGACTTGTCAAATCATGACAGAACTGTGGGCACCGTCATTTCATAAGGTTACTCATGATCAAGCCCCCTTGTCTCCACCTATAGGATGAAAGATGATTTGTGCTCTGATACATTAGTATAGCACCCTTTAGTAGAATGTAGACCTATGTAACCAAATGACTTGGAT is a genomic window containing:
- the LOC105061179 gene encoding choline-phosphate cytidylyltransferase 2 isoform X2; translation: MAIMPSPPRIRQTSTGGDGDDDLLPPTEHYSLEAPTTWFPNTYLLVGCCSDEITYTYKGKTVMTEAERYESLRHCKWVDEVIPDAPWVITQEFIDKHNIDYVAHDSLPYADASGAGKDVYEFVKAIGKFKETKRTDGISTSDIIMRIVKDYNEYVMRNLARGYTRKDLGVSYVKEKQLRVNMGITKLREKVKEHQEKLHTVAKTAGMHHSEWVENADRWVAGFLEKFEEGCHMMETAIKDRIHEGLKRQSSK
- the LOC105061178 gene encoding phosphoribulokinase, chloroplastic, with translation MTTFTLCTLSSSSSSHLPCCISNSTTEEVHLGSPLLQRQFIFNTNWRKGRRGRGVSCGISCSAEAKTVVIGLAADSGCGKSTFMRRLTSVFGGAAEPPRGGNPESNTLLSDTTTVICLDDYHLLDREGRKEKGVTALDPRANNFDLMYEQVKALKAGVAVEKPIYNHVTGLLDPPELILPPKILFIEGLHPIFDSRVRDLLDFSIYLDISDEVKFAWKTKRDMAERGHSLHSIKASIEARKLDFDAYVDPQKQYADVVIEVLPTQLIPDDNERKVLRVRLVMKEGVKYFNPVYLFDEGSTLSWIPCGRKLSCSYPGIKFFYGPDTYVAHEVSVLEMDGQFDRLDELMYVESHLNNLSTKYYGEATEQMLKHGDFPGSNNGTGLFQTIIGLKIRELYECIVAEKSVTPLEAARVF